In Pseudoxanthomonas sp. SE1, the genomic stretch CGGCCGTGCTGGTTCTCGGAGATCACCAAGCGCGTGGCATCGCGGCGCAGGTTGGGCAGGCCGGCGCGGTCCAGCTCGCGGTGGGCACGGCGCACGGCCTCCAGGTCGATCGCGAAGGTGGCCATCAGCGTGCCTCCCTGGCCAGCTCGCGGGCGCGCACTTCCTCGCGCTCGCTGCGTACGTGCAGGCGCGGCACATGACGGCGGTTGTGGCCCGCGCGCAGCTGTTCGGCGTGCGCGTGGTCGTGGTTGCTGCAGGTGCGCAGGCAGCGCGCAGCGGCGTGCGGAAGCGGGACCAGCGTGTCGGTCTGCTGGTCGTCGGACATGGTGCAGGCGTCGAACATGGCAGCGTCTCCGGTCAGGTAGGCAAAGGGGCCGATTACTGACCGACGCGGCGCACGGCCAACGCGAACCCGCCGTTGGTGCGGCGGCCGTCGGAGACGTAGCCGTCGTAGAAGAGGACGAGCCACGCGGACGCCGAGGACCAGGCGCACAGGTCACTGCTCCAGAACCAGCCGCCCTTGATTTCGGGGAAGGCGTTGGTGTCGATGGCCGGGTCGAAGCGGGTGATGTCGACCAGGGTGAGCAGCTCGGCGCGGGTGGGCAGGCGGAAGCCGCCGCCGTCGTGCTCGACTGCGGCGCAGGCGTCGATCGCCTGCTGGTGTTCGTAGCGACCGGCCAGCGGCGTGCGCAGC encodes the following:
- a CDS encoding DUF1566 domain-containing protein, encoding MSNAEARFTYPTGDAATSLTVVDTTTGLEWLRTPLAGRYEHQQAIDACAAVEHDGGGFRLPTRAELLTLVDITRFDPAIDTNAFPEIKGGWFWSSDLCAWSSASAWLVLFYDGYVSDGRRTNGGFALAVRRVGQ